In Mustela nigripes isolate SB6536 chromosome 2, MUSNIG.SB6536, whole genome shotgun sequence, a single window of DNA contains:
- the LOC132010305 gene encoding keratin-associated protein 19-6-like has translation MSFYYGNYYGGLGYGCGGFGGLGYGCGGFGGLGCGSGWGSRRYGCGRPLCYGGYGFSTFY, from the exons ATGAGCTTCTACTACGGCAACTACTACGGAGGCCTGGGCTATGGCTGTGGAGGCTTCGGTGGCCTGGGCTATGGCTGTGGAGGTTTTGGTGGCCTGGGCTGTGGCAGTGGCTGGGGAT cccGAAGATATGGCTGCGGCCGCCCACTGTGCTATGGAGGATATGGATTCTCTACCTTTTACTAA